The genomic DNA TCATAGCCGAACAGTATCTGGACGTGGTAGACGTGCTGATGGGAGGCGGCAGGCGATTCTTTGACCCCCAACAGCGTTCAGATAAGCGTGACCTGATCGCCGAATACCGGCGCAAGGGTTACGCTTTCTGGGAGAAGCGCGAACAAGTGCAGGGACGCGAACGACCGGAAAAAGTGCTCGGGCTGTTTTACAACGGGCATGTGCCCTATACAATCGACCACCAGAACACTCCCCAGCTCTGGGAGCAAGTACCCACGCTGGCGGAGATGGCGCGCGTTGCGCTAGAAATCCTCTCGCGCTCTCCAAAGGGCTTCCTGCTGCAGATCGAGGGCGGGCGTGTAGACCATGCGGCGCACTCCAACGATGCGGCGGCTCTGCTGTGGGACCAGCTGGCTTTTGATGACGCTATCGCAGTAGCGGTGGACTTCGTGCGCAGGCATCCCGACACGCTGCTGGTGATTACCAGTGACCACGGCAACTCCAACCCCGGTTTGAACGGCATGGGCGAGGAGTATCGTGATAGCACGAAGTGTCTGGAGCGGATCGCGCAGGCGAAAGGCTCCTACGTTGCCGTTCAGGACCTGCTGAAGAAGGCGGGCACGCCCACACCCGATAAGGTGCGTGAGGCAATACATGAAGTAACTGGCATCGAAATCACGCGCGAGGAGGCGGACGTTATCGCCAGCGTTGCCAGCGGAAAACCTGCCCCCACATTGAACCGCGCCCATGCGAATCTGGCGGGCGTTCTGGGCGAGGTGCTCTCCAATTACAACGGTGTGGCGTGGACGATGATGAGCCATACCAGCGACTGGACACTGGTAACCGCTTTAGGAGCGGGCAAAGAGATGTTTGCGGGCATTCAGCCGCACAAGGAGGCGTTCCACCGAATGCTGAGGCTGACCGGCATCTCCTTCCGCAACCCGGAGATGACACCCGAGCAGGCAAAGCGCTACCTTGCCCGTGCTCCGCGTGTGCGTACGGTGCACTGGGTGTAATCGCCAGCGTACGGGAGGAGAGCCGTGCCCCAACCGGATATCTGCAAACAGTTCCTGGTTTCGTTTCGGTGCGCGCCGCCTGGCGAGGAGGCGAATCTGCAAGGCTATCGGGAAATTGCAGAATGTGGTTTCAACGTGGTGCTTCCACCATCCAGTGCATGGAGCGTGGAGTTGAATCGCCAGATTCTGCACCTGTGCCAGCAAACCGGTCTAAAGGCGATTATCGGCGACGGCAGGGTGGTGGCGAAGCAACCCGATGATCCCGAATTCGCACGCAACCTGGACGCGGTCATCGCCGACTATGCTCACCATCCCGCTCGTTCTGGCAAAGCCATCGCGTGATGCTGCGCCTGCGTGCCTCCGTCAGCGAGGTGGGGGAGGTGAACCAGATGGACGGGCTGGTACAACCTGCCACCTACGACGTCTCCAGTCGCCGATTGCAGACCGCCTTGTTGCCCGGAGAGGGTAAACTGTTCGTGCTGGCGTTAGCCGCGAGGGGGCATCTGGTAATCCGTCTGAGCGACGCGAAGGCTCTCTTTTCAGAAACATCAGGTGCGTCCATGCTCCATCTTGCAAATAGTCTTTCCTCGCGCGCCCCATGCGTCCTTGCGAGCCGCGAAGCGGCGAAGCCATCTCCTGCGCCAGAGCAACCTCACCTCCGTCCCCTCTCCTATGAGGGGAGGGATGATTGCAGTTCCCCCTATTCCCCCGCAGGGAAGGGGACCAGGGGGTTAGGTGGAAGGCGCGGGCACACCAACGGTTCGGCAGGAGCCTCGCTCTCCACCGGGTGAGGAAGAATTCACGCTGGACAGACTATGAGTCAGGTTGTCACACAGCGTATTTCCTGAAAGGCATGTTCCAAGCTCAGTGTCTCTTCAACGGTACCGGCGGCGCAAGCAGGGGGAAGGGCGCGCCCTTTTGTTTCTTCTGCTTCTGCTTCGCGGGAGGAGCGGGTTTGGCATTGCCCTTCGGGGCGACAGGTGACTGCGCCACCTTCTGCGTGCTCTGCCCCTTCGCCTGCCCATCGGGGTAGAAGTTGGTCAGCTTGCGCAGTCCCGTGCCATCGATGCGGCAGATGTACAGGTCAGTGGCTTCGTACTCACCGCGTGCGAATGCTAGATACTGCCCGTCGGGAGAGAAATCGGCATCTGACTCCGCCATGTGCATATTGTCCCCTAATGGCAAGCAGTGCATATCGGCACCGCTCCGACGGATCAACTACACTGATGAGCCTGTAAGCGACCGCCCCGGTGACGAGAAAACTACCCATTCCCCATCAGGCGAATAGCGTGGCTCTCCGTCTATGACATTTTCACCAAAAGTAACTTGCCGCCTCTGCCTGGTGCGCAGATCCACCTCATAAAGATGGGAACGTATCCCTTCCCCTGGAGGCGGCAAGTCGCTGACGATTGCATATTCGCCCGACGGATGCCAGTCAGCCTCGCAGGCTTTACACCAAAATCTTTCCTCTGCCCCGTTTGTAGCATCCATCGTTCCCAAAAGCGGACCTCCTTCACCGCGATGCACAAGGAATATGATACGTCCGTCCGGCAACCAGCGCACCAGTTCCACAATACCCGGATGCCGTCCAAGCGGCGTGATGCCTGTGCCGTCCGCTTTCATCCTGTACACATTCGCCGTGCCCCGCGTAGAGGAGATAAATGTGACGTACTGACCGTCTGGCGACCACACAGGGGACGAATCTTTGCTGCCAGCTGGAGACAACGCAGTCAAACCGGTCCCGTTCACATGAACTTTGTAGAACGGTAATCTCGATCAAGCATTTGGCACAAATCGTCTGCGTTGGTCATAAAACCCAGCTCTACCAGCACAGCCCGCACGCGCATATCCTTCTGGAGAAAGCCTTGCCCAGGATATAAAGATGGTCGTTTTTCACATCAAGACACTCCCAGTATCTCATCTCGGGAACCTCTTGTGTCGTCTATTTCCAGTTTGGTCTCCGTAATGCGCAGCGTGCCAGAACGGTTGCTATCGCTGTCTGGCAGGGTGGGCACGTAGGTCAACGCCGAGAGGCGATAGGTGTAGATGCCACGCGGTGCTATCGTGCCATCCGCGAGCTTACCGTCCCACGTCCACGACCAGTTACCCGGATGAGGAACGCGGTCGAACTCCTTCACCAGAACAGGGTTCTGGTTATCGTCGCTGCGGAATATCTCCAACTTCACCCGGCTGATGTCGTTGGCGTCATCGAAGACGGTTAACTGTTGCGCATGTCGCAGTTCCGCTGAGAACTGTACGCCACTCATCTCATCAGGCTTCCAGATGAAATACGGGTCTTCACGGCTGTCCACCAGCACCAGGTTGTTCATCGTCAAAGTCATGCTGGCGGTCTCTGTAAACACCTGATAGGGTATCGGTCCCGTGTAGTAGCGTACTGTGACCTGAATCAGATAGGTGCCGTTATGTATGGCAAGATTCATGAAGGGGCTTTGTAGCACTACCGCATAAACAGCAAGTCTAAGCGCTCCATACCACTCACTCCTTGTCGAGAGAGTTCCGAGTTCTGTACGAATGATAACTCACCTGTTACTATCTGTCAAGGTTTCTCCCCGAGGGTGTTCGAAATTGCTGGTTGAATGGATAGATAACCTAACCCCCTTGCCCCCTTCCCTGCAAGGGAAGGGGGAACGCCCCTCTCCTCGCAGGAGAGGGGACGGGGGTGAGGTAAGGCAGGGATAGCAAGAACGCCTCTCTCCTTGCGCTACAACCAACTTCTCAACAATTCTCGAACACCCTCAGGTTTCTCACGAGCCCCCGTTGCAAAAATTCAGTTTCTTTTTGTCATGCTGAGCGAAGCGAAGCATCTCACTGTAGCGACACTTTGGGATGCTTCGCTGACGTCCAACATGGCAAGAAAGTCGGCTACACATCTGTCGCTCGTTACATCGCCTGCAGCAGTTCGAGCATCTCGCGGTCCAGCTTGTGCCCCCGCCAGTCCTCGTAGCGCACGTCGGCACGTCCGCTGTCTACCGGACCGAACGAGCCGTAAAAGTTCCACATCGCCCAACCCCAGCCTGCCTCCTTCCAGAGGCTCAGCAGGTCACGCAGCCAGGCGATAACCACCTTGTGGGGGGTCTGGTTGTGCGCACCGAACTCGCCAATCATCACGCCGACGCCCTTCTTCTCCAGTTCCTTCCAGGGCTTGTAAATGCGCTCCCATATCGTCTGTTTGTCCCACACAGTGTTGCCCTCACGCCACGGGTAGGTGGGTTCGGGCCACTTGTCGGACCCCTGCACCCAGCTGGCTTTGTAGTGGGAGATGACGAAGGGGTCGTAACCGCGCGTGGCACCCGCTACCTTTAGCCCCACCAGTTCCTCGATGGGGTTCCTTGCCCAGTTCAGACCGTCGCAGATGATGAGGCGGTCGGGGTCTTGCTCGCGGATGGCTTCCACCACACGCTCTACCACCCTGCGGTGGGTTTCGGGAGAAATGTTTGCAGGCTCGTTAAACAGGTTGAAACTCACCTGACTATTCGGGATGCCCTTGTAGCGTTTCGCGAAGTGCGCCCAGTGCAGGCAACACACTTTGAGCGCCTCAGCGTCTGTCCACAGCGGTTTCGGCTCCGGCGGCGAGGCGACCGTGTAGCCGGGCGCGCGGTGGAAGTTGATGCATACATGCACTCCATGCTTCTGCCCATAGCGCACTGCCGCATCGATCTCTTTCAGTATCTCTTCACGCAGCTTCGTCCAATCCGAAGGGTCCGTCCAGCATCGGTAGTCCATCGGCAGGCGTACGAAGTTGAAGCCCAATTCCGCGAGCCACGCGAAGTCCTGTTCGCTAAACGGTCGGTTGTTCCAGTCGCGATGAAACTTATTCAGCAGATTAAAGCCACGCCATCGGGGTAGCTTCTGCGGCGTTGCTGCAGGAAGCTTGCGCTGTGCTGCTTGTGCCATTCTCTGCCTCCTCCTTCGGTTGTGGGTACTGTTGGCTTCTATGCTCTCGTTGCCAAATCCTCTTGCGAAGCAGTCTGGACAGAACAGAGTATTCAGGGTAAACTATGGGTGGCTGAAGGTTCAGGGAAGCGTTTTCGTGACCATCGCTGTGACAAGAGAGATGGCGCGGATATCTTAGCCGTCTCGTCACTCAACACGAGAAAACGCTTCTGGAGCGTAGCATGACTACTTTGACGCTTGAAACTGAACCGCTCGCTGCGGGTGTAGAGGTGAGCGAAGAGGAACTGATTGTGCGTCTGGTAGATGGCGGCGAATTGCTGTGCCACTGACTTGGTACCCCCATCTACTGCGCGCAACGCCAGAAGAGCGACAAAACCGACAGTTGCTAGGCGAGGGTTATGCCATCGAATGGTACGATCACATACAGAGTGACCGATGTA from Armatimonadota bacterium includes the following:
- a CDS encoding alkaline phosphatase — translated: MTPSELSRRELLQAGVAALVSSGLLLREASAQSRPRASRAPKNIIFMVSDGMSMGVPTMAEPFSQVVRGRGTNWFRLLQDPESVTGLFETSSLDSLVTDSSAASSAWGSGSRVFNGAVNVLPDGTKLTPIAHVMRRVGKKVGLVTTTTITHATPAGFAASHKSRDEEQVIAEQYLDVVDVLMGGGRRFFDPQQRSDKRDLIAEYRRKGYAFWEKREQVQGRERPEKVLGLFYNGHVPYTIDHQNTPQLWEQVPTLAEMARVALEILSRSPKGFLLQIEGGRVDHAAHSNDAAALLWDQLAFDDAIAVAVDFVRRHPDTLLVITSDHGNSNPGLNGMGEEYRDSTKCLERIAQAKGSYVAVQDLLKKAGTPTPDKVREAIHEVTGIEITREEADVIASVASGKPAPTLNRAHANLAGVLGEVLSNYNGVAWTMMSHTSDWTLVTALGAGKEMFAGIQPHKEAFHRMLRLTGISFRNPEMTPEQAKRYLARAPRVRTVHWV
- a CDS encoding endoglucanase; protein product: MAQAAQRKLPAATPQKLPRWRGFNLLNKFHRDWNNRPFSEQDFAWLAELGFNFVRLPMDYRCWTDPSDWTKLREEILKEIDAAVRYGQKHGVHVCINFHRAPGYTVASPPEPKPLWTDAEALKVCCLHWAHFAKRYKGIPNSQVSFNLFNEPANISPETHRRVVERVVEAIREQDPDRLIICDGLNWARNPIEELVGLKVAGATRGYDPFVISHYKASWVQGSDKWPEPTYPWREGNTVWDKQTIWERIYKPWKELEKKGVGVMIGEFGAHNQTPHKVVIAWLRDLLSLWKEAGWGWAMWNFYGSFGPVDSGRADVRYEDWRGHKLDREMLELLQAM